Proteins encoded by one window of Lepisosteus oculatus isolate fLepOcu1 chromosome 18, fLepOcu1.hap2, whole genome shotgun sequence:
- the LOC138216038 gene encoding cytosolic phospholipase A2 gamma-like, with product MAALMGTLTELGAQNLLDTIMYLCGVSGATWCLTSLYHNQTWSSELEKAEKEMVQRLTTGSFNCLKALARIMEAEKDENFSITDIFASTVVHDMVKQVDEEHFSKETDDEMNNPYPILAVVDKEQRQKDEYDRGVWCEITRHEVGYSGYGAFVETPFFGSCFAGGNVKEHRDEMDILYLQGLCGSCFPDFQYNIGIILISCK from the exons ATGGCGGCTCTCATGGGGACTTTAACTGAGCTGGGGGCTCAGAACCTGCTGGACACCATCATGTACCTGTGTGGAGTGTCAGGAGCTACCTG GTGTTTGACATCTTTGTACCACAACCAGACCTGGTCCTCTGAATTAGAGAAGGCAGAGAAAGAGATGGTGCAAAGACTCACAACTGGCTCGTTTAACTGTCTAAAAGCATTGGCAAGAATTATGGAGGCAGAAAAGGATGAGAACTTTTCCATCACAGATATATTTGCATCTACAGTTGTGCACGACATGGTGAAGCAG GTGGATGAAGAACATTTTTCTAAGGAAACCGATGATGAAATGAACAACCCTTACCCCATCTTGGCAGTTGTGGACAAGGAGCAGAGACAGAAGGATGAATACGATAGAG GGGTCTGGTGTGAGATTACCCGCCATGAAGTGGGGTATTCTGGGTATGGAGCCTTTGTGGAAACACCATTCTTTGGGAGCTGTTTTGCAGGAGGGAATGTGAAGGAGCACAGAGATGAGATGGACATCCTGTACTTGCAAG GACTGTGTGGCAGTTGCTTCCCTGACTTCCAGTACAATATAGGtataattttaatatcttg